The nucleotide sequence ATCCGATCGAGCTCGAGGTTGGCTACGCACTAATTCCACTCGTCGACGAGCGTCAGGGCGGCGATCTGCTCGACCGCATCTCCATGTTGCGCAAACAGGCGGCAGTCGAGCTCGGGATTCTCATTCCGCCAGTTCGCATCCGCGACGACATCAGACTGCCGTCGAACGAATACGTGATCAAGCTCCGCGGAAGCGAGATGGCTCGTGGTGAGGTCATGCCACGCTTCCTCATGGCGCTCAACACCGGCGCAGTGATCTCACCGATCGAAGGAATCGACGCGGTCGATCCGAGCTTCGGCATGCCTGCACGATGGATCGCAACCAATCGTCGCGCGGATGCGGAAGCCTACGGCTACGTGGTCGTCGAGCCATCAACCGTCGTGGCCACGCATCTCATGGAAGTCCTGAAAGCGAATGCGGCCGAGTTGCTCGGACGCCAGGACGTTCAGGAGATGGTCGAGACACTCAAGAAGACGCATCCGGCACTGGTCGACGACATCGTTCCAACCAAGATCTCGCTCGGCACGCTGCACCGCGTGCTACAGCGTCTTCTCCGCGAGCGCATTCCTATCCGGGATCTCGTCACGATCCTCGAAGCGCTCGGCGATTCCGCCGACACCACCAAGGACCCGGAAGCGCTCACCGAGCACGTACGCCGATCGCTGTCGAACGTCATCGCGCGGTTGTACGCCGAACCGGATTCGTCGGTGCGCGGAATCACGATGGGGCCACGGTTGGAGCAGGCGCTTACAGGCCTCTTCTCACCGCGCACAGCGCAGCCTGGAGTATCGATGCTCAATCCGGACGCACTCGCGAGAATGCTCCGGGATCTCAACGAGATGTCGCAGGCGTATTCGACGGAAGGACGTCCCATACCGCTCGTCACGCCGCCAAGTCTGCGTGTTGGCGTGCGGCGCCTCATCGAGCCGGTGCTTCCAGCGCTGCCGGTCATCTCGCTTGCGGAGCTTCCCACAGCGGTGAATCTGCACAGCGTAGGCATGTGGGAGATGGCGAATGCCGCATGATCCGGGCGCGCCGCGAATCATCGTGGCGTCGGGCATGTCGGGGACCGGCGTCTCGTCGGTCAGCGCCTGTCTGCAGGATGCTGCACCGGCCTTGAACGTCATCGACGCTGGATCTCGATGGGCGGACATTGCCGAAGCATGCGCACCGGGGTTCACGCGCATGATCGTCGTAACGACGCACGACATCATCGCGATCACGTCGTCCTACGCGTTGATCAAGATGGTGCGGGATCATTTCACGGATGCACCGCTCGAGTTGCTCGTCAACGCGAGTGAAGAGCGCGATGCGCTCAAGACGTACGAGAGGATACAGGTGGCGTGCAGTCACTTCCTCGGCGAAACAGTCGGCTACGCGGGTTCCGTACCGACTGACTCTGGTGAGCAAGAACCTGGCGAGAACGACGCGATGAAACGGGCCCGTGCCGCACTCGGCACTACCGCTACCATGGCGATCCATAATCTCGCGACGCGATTGGATGAAGAACTTGAAGCGACAGTGCTACGAGGCTCGTGGCGTCACGGTGAGCGAAGAGGAGTCCTATGACAAAAATGGATATGCAGCTTTGGAAGGAATTTGCGCAGGGCAGCCAGGAAGCCCGCGATAGTCTCCTCGCCGAGCATCTCGGTCTGGTCCACCATGTCGCGCGGCAGTTGTCGCGCACACTCGCGGCGAAAGCCGACGTCGATGAGATGGTGAGCGCCGGCACAATGGGATTGATGAGCGCATTGTCGGGTTTCGACCCGTCGCGTGGACTCGCGTTCAGCACGTTCGCGGCTCCGCGGATTCGCGGAGCGATTCTGGACGAGCTGCGGCGACAGGATCACGTCCCGCGCTCCGTTCGCCGCAAGGCGCGCGAGCTCTCCGGCGCTCGTGAAACACTCCAGCGCATCTTCGGCCGACCGCCCGAGCCGCAGGAGATGGCCGAGCACCTGGGCGTCGACGTCGCCACGCTCTGGCGTTGGGAAGCGGACGTCGAGAACGCGGTGCATCTCTCGATCGACCGTCAGCCGGGCGAGCCCGATTCCGGAATGGCCGCGCCGGCCGAGATGCTCGCCGACGAGACGCACGGCGATATCGAGGAAACGCTCAACCATGAGCAGGAAGTCTCGCTTCTCCGGGACGCCATCATGGAGCTCAAGGAACAGGAGCGCGTGGTACTGTCGCTGTACTACTTCGAGGAGCTCAAGCTCCACGAAATCGCGTCGGTGCTGAACCTCACCGAGAGCCGCGTAAGCCAGATCCGCTCCAAGGCGCTAGGAAAATTGCGCACCGAGCTGGGCCCGATGCGTAGCTTCGTCGCCTGATTTGTAGCGGCAATTATTGCCGACAGGCAGAAATTACCGACCAAGAGTATGGTTTCAGTATCGCGTAGCGCTAGCGTAAGTCGTTATCTAGCAAGCAGTTATACGCTCTGTCAACATGCGGTTGAAGGTGGTATCCGTGTTGCCAATACGGACTATGTCAAACCGGAGATCCGAACAATGGGTACAAGTGTCCGACCGAATGGAA is from Gemmatimonadota bacterium and encodes:
- a CDS encoding FliA/WhiG family RNA polymerase sigma factor, with amino-acid sequence MTKMDMQLWKEFAQGSQEARDSLLAEHLGLVHHVARQLSRTLAAKADVDEMVSAGTMGLMSALSGFDPSRGLAFSTFAAPRIRGAILDELRRQDHVPRSVRRKARELSGARETLQRIFGRPPEPQEMAEHLGVDVATLWRWEADVENAVHLSIDRQPGEPDSGMAAPAEMLADETHGDIEETLNHEQEVSLLRDAIMELKEQERVVLSLYYFEELKLHEIASVLNLTESRVSQIRSKALGKLRTELGPMRSFVA